The following proteins come from a genomic window of Acidobacteriota bacterium:
- a CDS encoding TraR/DksA family transcriptional regulator, with the protein MTHSDLDYFKNQLLEKKTELIDVVHKTESYGREMDSEAEAMDMADRATKSYTKEFMFSLSNLERQLIIQVEEALDRIQDGSYGECTHCGETVGRRRLEALPWALLCVRCQELKESGRLF; encoded by the coding sequence ATGACACACAGCGACCTGGACTACTTCAAGAATCAGCTCCTGGAAAAAAAGACCGAACTCATCGACGTCGTCCACAAGACCGAGAGTTACGGCCGGGAGATGGACAGCGAAGCCGAGGCCATGGACATGGCGGATCGGGCCACCAAGTCCTACACCAAGGAGTTCATGTTCAGCCTCAGCAACCTGGAACGGCAATTAATCATCCAGGTTGAGGAGGCCCTGGATCGAATCCAGGACGGCTCCTATGGTGAATGCACCCACTGTGGCGAAACCGTGGGGCGCCGGCGGCTGGAGGCCTTGCCCTGGGCACTTCTCTGCGTCCGCTGTCAGGAACTCAAGGAGTCCGGCCGGCTCTTCTGA
- a CDS encoding ComF family protein — protein MPIPNPETDPGTPRRCANCREQRTFHHSTRAWGPYAGTLRKLIHRFKFSGHRRLAHPLSSLLEKAYRARPDPFSPSCLVPVPSHPRRRRKRGFDQTLLLTRTLARRLDLPVFPGLRRSRPTLPQSGLDLKARRRNVRNAFRLRQARRLRGEDLVLVDDILTTGATVREICKVLKRDGKAGRILILTVARVVQRSSEWTGDIPVAGSGDILAADEEN, from the coding sequence TTGCCGATTCCGAATCCGGAAACTGATCCCGGGACTCCAAGACGCTGCGCGAACTGCCGAGAGCAGCGAACCTTCCATCACTCGACCCGGGCCTGGGGACCGTACGCCGGAACCCTGAGAAAACTGATCCATCGCTTCAAGTTCTCCGGCCATCGCCGCCTGGCGCATCCTCTGTCTTCCCTGCTCGAGAAAGCCTACCGGGCACGGCCCGATCCCTTCTCCCCTTCCTGCCTGGTGCCGGTCCCTTCCCATCCGCGGCGCCGGAGAAAACGGGGATTCGACCAGACCCTCCTGCTGACTCGAACCCTGGCTCGAAGACTGGACCTGCCGGTGTTCCCGGGCCTTCGCAGGTCGCGTCCGACGCTTCCCCAGTCGGGACTCGACCTGAAGGCTCGAAGGAGAAATGTCCGCAACGCCTTCCGCCTCCGGCAGGCGCGGCGACTCAGGGGCGAGGATCTCGTCCTGGTGGACGACATCCTCACCACGGGCGCCACCGTCCGCGAGATTTGCAAGGTCCTCAAGCGGGACGGCAAGGCTGGCCGGATCCTGATCCTCACAGTGGCACGCGTGGTCCAACGGAGCAGCGAATGGACCGGCGACATCCCGGTCGCCGGGAGCGGCGACATCCTTGCCGCCGATGAGGAAAATTAG